One stretch of Armigeres subalbatus isolate Guangzhou_Male chromosome 2, GZ_Asu_2, whole genome shotgun sequence DNA includes these proteins:
- the LOC134218306 gene encoding 14-3-3 protein zeta isoform X2: protein MSTVDKEELVQKAKLAEQSERYDDMAQAMKSVTETGVELSNEERNLLSVAYKNVVGARRSSWRVISSIEQKTESSARKQQLAREYRERVEKELREICYEVLGLLDKFLIPKASNPESKVFYLKMKGDYYRYLAEVATGETRNTVVEDSQKSYQEAFDIAKSKMQPTHPIRLGLALNFSVFYYEIINSPARACHLAKQAFDDAIAELDTLNEDSYKDSTLIMQLLRDNLTLWTSDTQGDGDEPQEGGDN, encoded by the exons ATGTCTACCGTCGACAAGGAGGAGCTGGTCCAGAAGGCTAAACTGGCCGAACAATCGGAACG ATATGACGACATGGCACAAGCGATGAAATCAGTGACAGAAACCGGAGTAGAACTATCAAACGAAGAACGAAACCTGCTATCTGTCGCCTACAAGAATGTCGTCGGTGCACGAAG ATCGTCCTGGCGGGTAATATCGTCGATTGAACAGAAAACCGAATCCTCTGCCCGCAAACAGCAGCTAGCACGGGAGTACCGAGAACGAGTCGAAAAGGAGCTTAGGGAAATCTGCTACGAAGTATTG GGCCTGCTGGACAAATTCTTGATCCCCAAAGCCAGTAATCCAGAAAGTAAGGTGTTTTACCTCAAAATGAAGGGAGATTACTACAGATACCTAGCCGAGGTAGCCACAGGAGAAACCCGCAACA CCGTGGTTGAAGATTCGCAGAAATCGTATCAGGAAGCGTTCGATATTGCGAAATCGAAAATGCAACCGACGCACCCGATTCGGTTAGGCCTGGCGCTCAATTTTTCCGTGTTTTACTACGAAATTATTAACTCGCCGGCCCGGGCTTGCCACCTGGCCAAGCAG GCGTTCGATGACGCGATTGCGGAACTGGACACCCTGAACGAGGATTCCTACAAAGACTCCACCCTGATCATGCAATTGCTGAGGGACAACCTTACCCTGTGGACCTCGGACACCCAAGGCGACGGTGATGAACCACAGGAGGGTGGCGATAATTAA
- the LOC134218306 gene encoding 14-3-3 protein zeta isoform X1 produces MSTVDKEELVQKAKLAEQSERYDDMAQAMKSVTETGVELSNEERNLLSVAYKNVVGARRSSWRVISSIEQKTESSARKQQLAREYRERVEKELREICYEVLGLLDKFLIPKASNPESKVFYLKMKGDYYRYLAEVATGETRNTVVDDSQAAYQDAFEISKGKMQPTHPIRLGLALNFSVFYYEILNSPDKACQLAKQAFDDAIAELDTLNEDSYKDSTLIMQLLRDNLTLWTSDTQGDGDEPQEGGDN; encoded by the exons ATGTCTACCGTCGACAAGGAGGAGCTGGTCCAGAAGGCTAAACTGGCCGAACAATCGGAACG ATATGACGACATGGCACAAGCGATGAAATCAGTGACAGAAACCGGAGTAGAACTATCAAACGAAGAACGAAACCTGCTATCTGTCGCCTACAAGAATGTCGTCGGTGCACGAAG ATCGTCCTGGCGGGTAATATCGTCGATTGAACAGAAAACCGAATCCTCTGCCCGCAAACAGCAGCTAGCACGGGAGTACCGAGAACGAGTCGAAAAGGAGCTTAGGGAAATCTGCTACGAAGTATTG GGCCTGCTGGACAAATTCTTGATCCCCAAAGCCAGTAATCCAGAAAGTAAGGTGTTTTACCTCAAAATGAAGGGAGATTACTACAGATACCTAGCCGAGGTAGCCACAGGAGAAACCCGCAACA CCGTAGTAGACGACTCGCAAGCCGCGTACCAGGATGCCTTTGAAATTAGTAAAGGCAAAATGCAGCCAACACATCCCATCCGGTTGGGTCTCGCGCTCAATTTCTCAGTCTTCTACTACGAGATCCTAAACTCTCCCGACAAAGCCTGCCAGCTGGCGAAACAG GCGTTCGATGACGCGATTGCGGAACTGGACACCCTGAACGAGGATTCCTACAAAGACTCCACCCTGATCATGCAATTGCTGAGGGACAACCTTACCCTGTGGACCTCGGACACCCAAGGCGACGGTGATGAACCACAGGAGGGTGGCGATAATTAA